ATTGGCAGGAAAAAAAAGGTTAGCCGTTAAAGAATACTTGAGCGGTAACATTATCCGGCCGGGTGAGAAGATGGAATGATCCCGAGAAAATTAAAGATCTTAGGCTTGGCAGGGGCACTGGCGTTCATAGCGGTGCTTATTTTTTTTATTTCCCGCAAGAAATTCCTGGATCCTGATGAACTGGAAACCCTGTATGCCTCCTGGCTGATGTTCAAAGGCAAGATGGTTTACCGGGATTTTTATCAAATACACACACCTCTGGCCTATTTTTTGTTCTCGCCGATCTTTCTTTTTTTTAAATCCTTAAAGGTCATAGCTGCCTGCCGCGCGCTTGTGTTTGTTTTGATCTTTTTTAACGGTTTTTTACTGTTCAAAATCGCCCGCCGCCTTTTTAACGCTAAAACAGCCGTAGCCAGCCTGTTTTTCT
This region of Candidatus Omnitrophota bacterium genomic DNA includes:
- a CDS encoding glycosyltransferase family 39 protein; translation: MIPRKLKILGLAGALAFIAVLIFFISRKKFLDPDELETLYASWLMFKGKMVYRDFYQIHTPLAYFLFSPIFLFFKSLKVIAACRALVFVLIFFNGFLLFKIARRLFNAKTAVASLFFYLTSWPVFYKMIEIRPDIFVAIFVNLSLIALLAKSGNAPGFFILAGA